In the genome of Deinococcus deserti VCD115, one region contains:
- a CDS encoding PAS domain S-box protein, producing the protein MRPGVRELRFGYGLFALLLLTTLLVVVLMERPAVYWVLLPLLATQVIALWLTSRIIRIVRHHRQVRESYEQELDFARQVMESMVHGVTVTDKHGEVMYANRAAAEIYGRPTEEIVGNTAFALTVPEDHHLLRAAQQARQLGRSGAYHVRVQRPGGDRVRVQVTGTPRFHQGRMVGSFASVVLEPDSATGALRQETHPVQPE; encoded by the coding sequence ATGAGACCGGGCGTCCGCGAACTGCGCTTCGGATATGGGCTGTTTGCGCTGCTGTTGCTGACCACCCTGCTGGTGGTGGTGCTGATGGAGCGCCCGGCAGTCTACTGGGTGCTGCTGCCTCTGCTGGCAACCCAGGTCATCGCCTTATGGCTGACCAGTCGGATAATCCGGATCGTGCGTCATCACCGGCAGGTCCGTGAGTCCTACGAGCAGGAACTGGATTTTGCTCGGCAGGTGATGGAAAGCATGGTGCACGGCGTGACCGTAACGGACAAACATGGAGAGGTCATGTACGCCAACCGGGCTGCCGCTGAGATCTACGGCCGACCCACCGAGGAAATCGTCGGCAACACGGCTTTTGCGCTGACAGTTCCGGAAGACCACCACCTGCTGCGTGCAGCCCAGCAGGCGCGGCAGCTGGGCCGCAGCGGCGCTTACCACGTACGGGTACAGCGCCCCGGAGGAGACCGTGTGCGGGTACAGGTGACCGGTACGCCAAGGTTTCATCAGGGCCGGATGGTAGGGAGCTTTGCTTCGGTGGTACTGGAGCCGGATTCTGCGACCGGAGCACTTCGTCAGGAGACCCACCCAGTTCAGCCTGAATAA
- the dnaK gene encoding molecular chaperone DnaK, giving the protein MAKAVGIDLGTTNSVISVMEGGRPEVIVNAEGGRTTPSVVAYKGDERLVGQIARRQAALNPAATLFEVKRFIGRRWDEVKEEAARSPFKVKEGPGGSVRIEVNGQDLAPEQVSAEVLRKLVSDASAKLGQKITDAVITVPAYFDNSQREATKQAGEIAGLNVLRVINEPTAAALAYGLERKGNETVLVFDLGGGTFDVTILELGDGVFEVKSTAGDTHLGGADFDHRIVDWLAEEFNREHNFDLRKDKQALQRLIEAAEKAKIDLSNASESSISLPFITFDPETRTPMHLERTLSRAKFEELTADLLRRVRKPVEQALADAKLSASDIDEVILVGGSTRIPAVKRIVQDLVGKTPNESVNPDEAVALGAAVQAGIIQGDSALGDIVLVDVTPLTLGVEVKGGMIAPMITRNTTVPAKKTEIYTTAENNQPGVEINVLQGERPMASDNKSLGRFKLEGIPPMRAGQAQIEVTFDIDANGILHVTAKEKTSGKEASIRIENTTTLDKSDVERMVREAEENAAADKLRREKVEKRNNLDSLRVQATQQLEENEGAAQDAKDALKAAADEAEEAVRSEDDARIESAQKRLEEELRTFMTAQQAAGQGQPQGAQAQGTKADDDVIDADFKAAE; this is encoded by the coding sequence ATGGCTAAAGCTGTTGGAATCGACCTGGGCACCACCAACTCCGTTATTTCCGTTATGGAAGGTGGCCGCCCCGAAGTGATCGTAAACGCCGAGGGCGGACGCACCACCCCGTCTGTCGTGGCCTACAAGGGCGACGAGCGCCTGGTGGGTCAGATTGCCCGCCGTCAGGCCGCGCTAAACCCAGCCGCCACCCTGTTTGAAGTCAAGCGCTTTATCGGCCGCCGCTGGGACGAGGTCAAGGAAGAAGCCGCGCGCAGCCCCTTCAAGGTCAAGGAAGGCCCCGGCGGCAGCGTCCGTATTGAAGTGAACGGCCAGGATCTGGCTCCCGAGCAGGTCAGCGCCGAGGTTCTGCGTAAGCTGGTCAGCGACGCTTCCGCCAAGCTGGGCCAGAAGATCACAGACGCCGTGATCACCGTGCCCGCCTACTTCGACAACTCGCAGCGTGAAGCAACCAAGCAGGCCGGCGAGATCGCGGGCCTGAACGTGCTGCGCGTGATCAACGAACCCACTGCCGCCGCGCTGGCCTACGGCCTCGAGCGCAAAGGCAACGAGACCGTGCTGGTCTTCGACCTGGGGGGCGGGACCTTCGACGTGACCATCCTGGAACTGGGTGACGGCGTGTTCGAAGTAAAATCCACCGCCGGCGACACCCACCTGGGCGGCGCGGACTTCGACCACCGTATCGTGGACTGGCTGGCCGAGGAGTTCAACCGCGAGCACAACTTCGACCTGCGCAAGGACAAGCAGGCCCTGCAGCGCCTGATCGAAGCGGCCGAAAAGGCCAAGATCGACCTGTCCAACGCTTCGGAGTCGAGCATCAGCCTGCCCTTCATCACCTTCGACCCCGAAACCCGCACCCCCATGCACCTGGAGCGCACCCTGAGCCGCGCCAAGTTCGAGGAGCTGACGGCCGACCTGCTGCGCCGCGTGCGCAAGCCGGTCGAGCAGGCCCTTGCGGATGCCAAGCTCAGCGCCAGCGACATCGACGAAGTGATTCTGGTTGGCGGCTCGACCCGGATCCCGGCCGTCAAGCGCATCGTGCAGGACCTGGTGGGCAAGACTCCAAACGAGTCGGTCAACCCCGACGAGGCCGTGGCTCTCGGCGCCGCTGTGCAGGCCGGCATCATTCAGGGTGACTCTGCGCTGGGCGACATCGTGCTGGTGGACGTGACCCCGCTGACCTTGGGCGTGGAAGTCAAGGGCGGCATGATCGCCCCCATGATTACCCGCAACACGACCGTTCCTGCCAAGAAGACCGAGATCTACACCACCGCCGAGAACAACCAGCCCGGTGTGGAAATCAACGTGCTGCAGGGCGAGCGTCCCATGGCCAGCGACAACAAGTCCCTGGGCCGCTTCAAGCTCGAAGGCATTCCGCCCATGCGCGCCGGTCAGGCACAGATCGAAGTGACCTTCGACATCGACGCCAACGGCATCCTGCATGTGACGGCCAAGGAAAAGACCAGCGGCAAGGAAGCCAGCATCCGCATCGAGAACACCACCACCCTCGACAAGAGTGATGTCGAGCGCATGGTCAGGGAAGCTGAGGAGAACGCCGCAGCCGACAAGCTGCGCCGCGAGAAGGTCGAGAAGCGCAACAACCTCGACTCCCTGCGTGTGCAGGCCACCCAGCAGCTCGAAGAGAACGAAGGCGCTGCGCAGGACGCCAAGGACGCGCTCAAGGCTGCCGCTGACGAGGCCGAAGAAGCTGTCCGTAGCGAAGACGACGCCCGCATCGAAAGTGCCCAGAAGCGTCTGGAAGAAGAGCTGCGTACCTTCATGACCGCTCAGCAGGCCGCAGGCCAGGGTCAGCCCCAGGGCGCCCAGGCTCAGGGCACCAAGGCCGACGACGACGTCATCGACGCGGACTTCAAGGCTGCCGAGTAA
- a CDS encoding nucleotide exchange factor GrpE, protein MTNDDQKKTDTGSQAGDTTETLRPDQEGETSEVEVLDAETDNMEEDADLSGFPDMDEGMFAQVQEMMGKLQRADELEKENADLKHRLGRLAADFESYRTRTAQDSAEAQGQGVSKAAEALMPVYDDIDRAVTMGSGDPAKLIPGMQAVQGKVLNIFSSLGLEATGKEGEAFDPQWHEAIQVVSGEQDDMIVQVYQLGFRMGDRLVRPARVVVSKKD, encoded by the coding sequence ATGACCAATGATGACCAGAAGAAAACCGACACCGGCTCCCAGGCCGGAGACACCACCGAAACCCTGAGGCCGGACCAGGAGGGCGAGACCAGCGAGGTTGAGGTTCTGGACGCCGAGACCGACAACATGGAAGAGGACGCCGACCTGTCGGGCTTCCCCGATATGGACGAGGGAATGTTTGCCCAGGTGCAGGAAATGATGGGCAAGCTTCAGCGCGCTGACGAGCTTGAAAAAGAGAACGCAGACCTGAAGCACCGCCTGGGCCGACTGGCCGCTGACTTCGAGAGCTACCGCACCCGCACGGCGCAGGACAGTGCCGAGGCGCAGGGTCAGGGGGTCAGCAAGGCCGCTGAGGCGCTGATGCCGGTGTATGACGACATCGACCGCGCCGTCACCATGGGCAGCGGTGACCCCGCCAAACTGATCCCCGGCATGCAGGCCGTGCAGGGCAAGGTGCTGAACATCTTTTCCAGCCTGGGCCTGGAAGCCACCGGCAAGGAGGGTGAGGCCTTCGACCCCCAGTGGCACGAGGCGATTCAGGTGGTTTCTGGTGAGCAGGACGACATGATCGTGCAGGTCTACCAGCTGGGCTTCCGCATGGGTGACCGTCTGGTCCGCCCGGCGCGCGTGGTCGTCAGCAAAAAGGACTGA
- a CDS encoding VF530 family DNA-binding protein: MTDPLHGVTLQTIVERLADEYGWEGLAQRVPVRCFQYDPSVQSSLKFLRKTPWARARVEALYVDLVTR, encoded by the coding sequence ATGACTGACCCGCTGCATGGCGTCACGCTCCAGACCATCGTGGAGCGCCTCGCGGACGAGTACGGCTGGGAGGGCCTGGCCCAGCGGGTCCCGGTGCGCTGCTTTCAGTACGACCCCAGCGTGCAGAGCAGCCTCAAGTTCCTGCGCAAGACCCCCTGGGCACGCGCCAGAGTCGAGGCGTTGTACGTAGATCTCGTGACCCGCTAA
- a CDS encoding DnaJ C-terminal domain-containing protein, with translation MAYKDYYDVLGVSRGASDADIKSAYRKLAKQFHPDKNAGDDRAAERFKEIGEAYAVLNDPEKRKLYDQYGHAGQVPPGAYPGSGGFPGADFGGFDPGQFSDFFQGLFGQTGPRGGGGGYRNPAGQQVNIEDLLGGLGGAGQSRRFVQNVEGELQVTLEEAYSGSDEVINVDGKRLSLRVPAGTRDGARLRLAGQGPGGGDVLLTIRVLEDGRFDLDGDDLTTSVDVPAPVAALGGDVKVQTIAGTTGNLTVPPGSSGGRKMRLRGQGWPRKDGTRGDLYVRLNVTVPKDLTDEEKELYRRLRDLRH, from the coding sequence ATGGCCTATAAGGATTATTACGACGTGCTGGGTGTCTCGCGTGGCGCGTCCGATGCGGACATCAAGTCCGCCTACCGCAAACTCGCCAAGCAGTTTCACCCCGACAAGAACGCCGGCGACGACAGGGCTGCCGAGCGCTTCAAAGAAATCGGTGAAGCCTACGCCGTTCTGAACGATCCGGAAAAACGAAAACTGTACGACCAGTACGGTCATGCCGGACAGGTTCCCCCCGGAGCCTATCCCGGCAGCGGGGGGTTCCCCGGAGCAGACTTCGGCGGGTTTGATCCTGGGCAGTTCAGCGACTTCTTCCAGGGCCTGTTCGGGCAGACCGGACCGCGTGGAGGCGGAGGAGGATACCGCAACCCGGCGGGGCAGCAGGTCAACATCGAGGATCTGCTGGGCGGTTTGGGCGGCGCAGGACAGAGCCGGCGCTTCGTGCAGAACGTCGAAGGCGAGTTGCAGGTCACGCTTGAAGAGGCCTACAGCGGCTCGGATGAGGTCATCAACGTGGACGGCAAGCGCCTGAGCCTCCGTGTCCCGGCGGGGACCAGAGACGGCGCGCGCCTGCGACTGGCCGGGCAGGGCCCCGGTGGCGGCGACGTTCTGCTGACCATCCGTGTGCTTGAAGACGGCCGCTTCGACCTGGACGGCGATGACCTGACCACCAGCGTGGACGTGCCGGCTCCTGTGGCCGCGCTTGGGGGGGACGTGAAAGTGCAGACCATTGCGGGTACCACCGGCAACCTCACCGTGCCGCCCGGCAGCAGTGGCGGGCGCAAGATGCGTCTGCGCGGGCAGGGCTGGCCCCGCAAGGACGGTACCCGGGGAGACCTCTATGTGCGCCTGAACGTCACTGTGCCCAAGGATCTGACTGACGAGGAAAAAGAGCTGTACCGGCGATTGCGCGACCTCCGGCACTGA
- a CDS encoding CBS domain-containing protein, with protein MTSLREIMTRELTSVDSQATLKEVATLMRDQDIGNVLIMEGDTLRGIITDRDIVVRAVAYGHDFGTPASDYATGSVFTMEASTDVREAAQAMAERQLRRLPVTEGGKVVGIVSLGDLAVRTDTNADQQALEGISQPDRS; from the coding sequence ATGACATCCCTGCGCGAGATCATGACCCGGGAACTGACCTCCGTGGACTCTCAGGCCACGCTCAAGGAAGTGGCAACGCTGATGCGTGACCAGGACATTGGAAATGTGCTGATCATGGAGGGTGACACCCTGCGCGGAATCATTACTGACCGCGACATCGTGGTGCGGGCAGTTGCTTATGGCCACGACTTCGGTACCCCGGCAAGCGATTACGCCACTGGCAGCGTGTTCACCATGGAGGCCAGCACTGACGTGCGCGAGGCTGCCCAGGCCATGGCTGAGCGTCAGCTGCGCCGCCTGCCTGTGACCGAGGGCGGCAAGGTTGTGGGCATTGTCAGCCTGGGCGATCTGGCTGTGCGTACCGATACCAACGCTGATCAACAGGCGCTTGAGGGCATCAGCCAGCCTGACAGGAGCTGA
- a CDS encoding S8 family peptidase has product MKRKMLMLGAALSMGGLSTAGAAGLSPALLERAKRGDQTQVGVIVRFAFGNDVRGRGQMKNLRAQLAKRLAQLGPSGGIVGQAMKSGKVTQLWLDQSVYLRMTPVQARALATLPFVTDIFENFKVQIPKPRAVALSTAAAAAGTPWHVQKVGAPQAWAAGFKGQNVKIGHLDSGIDASHPQLNGKLAAFMEFNAEGDRVASQPHDSTNHGTHTAGLLVGDSVGIAPSARVISALVLPNNEGTFAQVIAGMQYVLDPDNNADTDDGADVVNMSLGIPGTHDEFIVPVQNMIKAGVVPVFAIGNFGPAAGSTGSPGNLPDSIGVGAVDQNGNVASFSSRGPVAWTGKINGVFVKPDIAAPGVEITSAFPGNKYGALSGSSQASPIAAGAVALLLSAKPGTSVDAIKNALFSSASNAGSKNNNVGYGLISVPGALGKLGASAGAPAPAPAPAPAPAPAPAPAPAPAPAPAPAPAPTPAPAPAPAPTPAPAPTPAPAPTPPAAQPTGPAGYALCALEGSKCNFTGRKEAAFGTAGRYLTGIGTDGFNCTVQEWGRDPYPGRLKGCFIKDIPGSAPAPAPKPAPAPTPPASNQKPKVLLVDDDMGQGADVTNTLRDAIKANAAAGGAFVWNTQTQGQVPLSELNRADIVIWATGEQYQNTITANDQNTLRQFLAAGGRLLVTGQDVGYDIGAGEFYRSILKTRFVADSSGTPKFVTRGAFGNTAFNLNAQGSAGNQYYPDVIADLNGSSVVASWGNANANAGTISAQSIRVDPNRNRATQKVQEPRGLVEQLAANVIGTVLNQIFGGQQQTQRPRVTAQNASENAGAIVANDAGKYRTVNMGFGLEGLTPNSRNILIKTSFDWLMR; this is encoded by the coding sequence ATGAAACGTAAAATGCTGATGCTTGGCGCTGCTCTGTCTATGGGCGGCCTGTCCACTGCCGGCGCGGCGGGTTTGTCTCCTGCTCTGCTGGAGCGTGCCAAACGCGGTGACCAGACACAGGTCGGGGTTATCGTCCGCTTTGCTTTCGGCAACGATGTGCGTGGACGTGGCCAGATGAAGAACCTGCGGGCGCAGCTGGCCAAGCGACTGGCACAGCTGGGGCCCAGCGGTGGGATTGTGGGACAGGCCATGAAATCCGGCAAGGTCACCCAGTTGTGGCTGGACCAGAGTGTCTACCTGCGGATGACGCCAGTCCAGGCCCGTGCACTGGCAACACTGCCATTCGTGACCGACATCTTTGAGAACTTCAAGGTCCAGATTCCTAAACCCAGGGCTGTGGCGCTCAGCACGGCGGCAGCGGCAGCTGGCACACCCTGGCACGTGCAGAAAGTGGGTGCTCCGCAAGCCTGGGCGGCTGGCTTCAAAGGCCAGAACGTAAAGATCGGGCACCTGGACAGCGGGATTGACGCCAGCCATCCGCAGCTCAACGGCAAGCTCGCGGCATTCATGGAATTCAACGCCGAAGGCGACCGGGTGGCCAGCCAACCGCACGATTCGACCAACCACGGCACGCACACTGCCGGCCTGCTGGTGGGTGACTCGGTCGGGATTGCGCCAAGCGCCAGGGTTATCAGCGCACTGGTTCTACCCAACAACGAGGGGACCTTCGCGCAGGTGATCGCGGGGATGCAGTACGTGCTGGACCCCGACAACAACGCAGATACCGACGACGGAGCCGACGTCGTCAACATGAGCCTGGGGATTCCCGGCACCCACGATGAATTCATTGTGCCAGTGCAGAACATGATCAAGGCTGGCGTGGTCCCGGTGTTCGCTATCGGTAACTTCGGACCCGCCGCGGGCAGCACCGGCAGCCCAGGTAACCTGCCCGACTCTATCGGTGTGGGCGCCGTTGACCAGAATGGGAATGTAGCCAGCTTCAGCAGCCGTGGCCCTGTCGCATGGACTGGAAAGATCAACGGAGTCTTTGTCAAACCCGACATCGCCGCTCCTGGTGTGGAAATCACCAGTGCTTTCCCTGGAAATAAATACGGAGCCCTGAGCGGCAGCTCTCAGGCCAGCCCGATTGCCGCCGGTGCTGTGGCCCTGCTGCTCTCAGCCAAGCCCGGGACTAGCGTGGACGCCATCAAGAATGCGCTGTTCTCCAGTGCCAGCAATGCTGGAAGCAAGAACAACAACGTCGGGTACGGCCTGATCAGCGTTCCAGGAGCATTGGGTAAGTTGGGCGCGTCGGCAGGAGCTCCAGCGCCGGCGCCCGCACCAGCCCCAGCTCCGGCTCCTGCACCGGCTCCTGCTCCAGCGCCCGCACCAGCCCCAGCTCCGGCTCCAGCGCCCACTCCAGCTCCAGCGCCCGCGCCAGCACCTACTCCAGCTCCTGCGCCCACTCCAGCTCCAGCACCTACGCCCCCGGCCGCTCAGCCGACTGGCCCGGCGGGTTACGCGCTGTGCGCACTTGAAGGCAGCAAGTGCAACTTCACGGGCCGCAAGGAAGCTGCGTTCGGAACTGCAGGCCGCTACCTGACGGGTATTGGAACAGATGGTTTCAACTGCACCGTGCAGGAATGGGGCCGTGATCCTTACCCTGGTCGCCTCAAGGGCTGCTTCATCAAGGACATTCCAGGCAGTGCTCCGGCACCAGCACCCAAGCCGGCACCAGCGCCCACTCCGCCCGCCAGCAATCAGAAACCCAAAGTCCTGCTGGTGGATGACGACATGGGCCAGGGCGCCGATGTCACGAATACGTTGCGTGACGCCATCAAGGCCAATGCAGCCGCGGGCGGAGCCTTCGTCTGGAACACCCAGACCCAGGGTCAGGTGCCGTTGAGCGAGTTGAACCGCGCTGACATCGTGATATGGGCCACTGGTGAGCAGTATCAGAACACGATCACTGCCAATGACCAGAACACCCTGCGTCAGTTCCTGGCTGCCGGTGGGCGCCTGCTGGTGACCGGTCAGGACGTGGGATACGACATCGGAGCAGGTGAGTTCTACCGCAGCATCTTGAAAACGCGCTTCGTGGCTGACAGCAGCGGAACACCCAAGTTTGTGACCCGCGGGGCTTTTGGCAACACGGCCTTCAACCTGAACGCACAGGGCAGCGCCGGGAACCAGTACTACCCTGATGTCATTGCCGACTTGAACGGCAGCAGTGTGGTCGCCAGCTGGGGCAACGCCAATGCCAACGCCGGTACCATCAGCGCGCAAAGCATCCGCGTGGATCCTAACCGTAACCGCGCGACCCAGAAGGTGCAGGAGCCGCGCGGCCTGGTCGAGCAGCTGGCCGCCAACGTGATCGGCACGGTGCTGAACCAGATCTTCGGTGGACAGCAGCAGACGCAGCGTCCCCGGGTCACTGCCCAGAACGCCAGCGAAAACGCTGGTGCAATCGTGGCCAACGACGCTGGCAAGTACCGCACCGTCAACATGGGCTTCGGTCTGGAAGGGCTGACCCCCAACAGCCGGAATATCCTGATCAAGACTTCTTTCGACTGGCTGATGCGCTGA
- the fba gene encoding class II fructose-1,6-bisphosphate aldolase, which yields MLVTGNDILVPARAGKYGVGSFNTNNMEITQAIIHTAERLRSPVMVQMSEGAIKYGGQDLANIVIDLAERATVPVALHLDHGSSYESALKAIKMGFTSVMIDASHHQFAENVHETRRVVEAAHAMGISVEAEIGRLGGIEEHIVVDEKDAFLTDPEEAVQFVEQTGTDYLAIAIGTSHGAYKGKGRPFIDHERIEKIEKLLGIPLVAHGSSGVPAEIVQRFRDSGGEIGDAFGIADEDLQRATQHGIAKVNVDTDLRLAMTVGIREILKNSPKEFDPRKIMGPARDVMSKIVEHKLGVLGSVGKA from the coding sequence ATGCTCGTCACTGGTAACGACATTCTGGTCCCGGCCCGCGCCGGAAAGTACGGGGTTGGCTCGTTCAACACCAACAACATGGAAATCACCCAGGCGATCATCCACACCGCCGAGCGGCTGCGCAGCCCCGTCATGGTGCAGATGAGCGAAGGGGCCATCAAATACGGTGGTCAGGATCTCGCCAACATCGTTATTGATCTGGCCGAGCGCGCCACGGTACCGGTTGCACTGCACCTCGATCACGGCAGCTCGTACGAGAGTGCCCTGAAGGCCATCAAGATGGGCTTTACCTCGGTCATGATCGACGCCTCGCATCATCAGTTCGCAGAGAACGTCCACGAGACCCGGCGGGTTGTCGAGGCCGCGCACGCCATGGGCATCAGCGTGGAAGCCGAGATCGGGCGTCTGGGCGGCATCGAAGAGCACATCGTGGTGGACGAGAAGGACGCCTTCCTGACTGATCCAGAGGAAGCGGTGCAGTTCGTGGAACAGACCGGTACCGACTACCTCGCTATTGCCATCGGGACCAGCCACGGCGCCTACAAGGGCAAGGGCCGCCCGTTTATTGACCACGAGCGTATCGAAAAGATCGAAAAACTGCTGGGCATTCCGCTGGTGGCCCACGGCTCCAGCGGTGTTCCGGCTGAGATCGTGCAGCGATTCCGCGACTCGGGCGGCGAGATCGGTGACGCTTTCGGCATCGCGGACGAGGACCTGCAGCGCGCGACCCAGCACGGGATTGCCAAGGTCAACGTGGACACCGACCTGCGTCTGGCAATGACCGTCGGTATCCGCGAAATTCTGAAAAACAGCCCCAAGGAATTCGACCCCCGCAAAATCATGGGGCCTGCCCGCGACGTGATGAGCAAGATCGTCGAGCACAAGCTGGGCGTGCTGGGCAGCGTCGGTAAAGCCTGA
- a CDS encoding PLP-dependent aminotransferase family protein: protein MTTTAFDMSAQLSRRARTMNASAIREILKITQQPDVISFAGGLPAPELFPIEDVRRAADDVLTRYGPAALQYSTTEGHAPLREWIAMRHGIPAANVQIVTGSQQGLDLLGKVLIDEGDTVLVEAPTYLGALQSFQPYLPRYAQIPTDDGGIDVEALERVLHEQQAQGQRVKLLYAIPNFQNPTGRTLSLERRQALVELTARHGLLIIEDDPYGELRFSGEPAPSLYELGLALAGGDPERNHVIYSSSFSKTLVPGLRDAWVQAAGPVIAKLIQAKQGSDLHTPTFNQMIITELLPILPRQIETVKRVYGERGQRMIARISEHFPAGVEFTQPQGGMFLWVTLPQGLDTTALLPRAVERKVAYVPGSPFFALGGGENTMRLSYSSAAPEKIDQGMRALGETLSEALA, encoded by the coding sequence ATGACCACGACCGCTTTTGACATGAGTGCGCAGCTGTCCCGCCGGGCCCGGACCATGAATGCCAGCGCCATCCGGGAAATCCTGAAGATCACGCAGCAGCCGGACGTGATCTCGTTCGCTGGCGGTCTGCCTGCTCCGGAACTGTTCCCGATTGAGGACGTGCGCCGCGCGGCCGATGACGTGCTTACCCGGTATGGCCCGGCTGCGCTGCAGTACAGCACCACTGAAGGTCACGCCCCACTGCGCGAATGGATTGCCATGCGCCACGGCATTCCGGCCGCCAACGTGCAGATCGTGACTGGCAGTCAGCAGGGCCTGGACCTGCTGGGCAAGGTGCTGATCGATGAGGGAGACACCGTCCTGGTCGAGGCACCAACCTACCTGGGAGCGCTGCAGTCCTTCCAGCCGTACCTGCCGCGCTACGCCCAGATTCCTACTGACGACGGCGGCATCGACGTAGAGGCCCTGGAGCGTGTCCTGCATGAACAGCAGGCGCAGGGCCAGCGAGTGAAGCTGCTCTACGCCATTCCCAATTTCCAGAACCCCACCGGGAGGACGCTGAGCCTGGAGCGCCGCCAGGCCCTGGTGGAACTGACGGCCCGCCACGGCCTGCTGATCATCGAAGACGATCCTTACGGGGAGCTGCGGTTCAGCGGAGAGCCGGCGCCCAGCCTCTATGAGCTGGGTCTGGCTCTGGCCGGCGGCGACCCCGAGCGCAACCACGTGATCTACAGCAGTTCTTTTTCCAAGACCCTGGTGCCCGGCCTGCGCGACGCCTGGGTGCAGGCGGCCGGGCCGGTGATTGCCAAGCTGATCCAGGCCAAACAGGGCTCGGACCTGCACACCCCGACCTTCAACCAGATGATCATCACCGAACTGCTGCCCATCCTTCCCCGACAGATCGAGACGGTCAAACGGGTCTACGGGGAGCGCGGTCAGCGCATGATCGCGCGTATCAGCGAACATTTCCCGGCAGGGGTGGAGTTCACGCAGCCGCAGGGCGGCATGTTCCTGTGGGTCACTCTTCCACAGGGGCTGGACACCACGGCGCTGTTGCCCCGCGCGGTGGAGCGCAAGGTCGCGTACGTGCCGGGCAGCCCCTTCTTTGCGCTGGGCGGCGGAGAGAACACCATGCGCCTGAGCTACAGCAGTGCGGCCCCCGAGAAGATTGACCAGGGTATGCGGGCGCTCGGCGAAACCCTGAGCGAGGCACTGGCTTGA
- the murI gene encoding glutamate racemase, producing MSSAAPVGVFDSGVGGLSVLAELRRAMPHEEYLYLADTAHVPIGARSDEEIRDLTDRAVSALHARGVKGVVVACNTASAFSLSHLRARFAIPIIGLVPAVKPAVEATRSGVVGVLATPGTLRGTLLADVIRQFADPAGVKVLQAVSRELVPLVEAGQADSSETQAVLREVLSPLVQAGADQLVLGCTHYPFLAGSIHAEFGNCFTLVDSGAAVARHTRRVLAAENLLTARTETGKVTYLVTGDVDAARPVFATLVSQNVHNEDHTPAAASTQAAPLRIEHIHT from the coding sequence ATGAGCAGTGCGGCGCCGGTGGGCGTGTTCGACAGCGGCGTGGGCGGCCTGAGTGTACTGGCCGAGCTGCGCCGGGCCATGCCCCATGAGGAGTACCTGTATCTGGCCGACACGGCGCACGTGCCGATCGGAGCGCGCAGCGATGAGGAGATTCGGGATCTGACTGATCGGGCGGTCAGTGCCCTGCATGCCCGGGGAGTCAAGGGCGTAGTGGTTGCCTGCAATACCGCCAGTGCCTTCAGCCTGTCGCACCTGCGCGCGCGCTTTGCCATACCGATCATTGGACTGGTACCGGCCGTGAAGCCAGCAGTAGAGGCCACCCGCAGCGGGGTGGTAGGCGTTCTGGCCACGCCAGGAACCCTGCGCGGAACCCTGCTGGCCGACGTGATCCGGCAGTTTGCCGACCCCGCAGGAGTGAAGGTCCTGCAGGCCGTCAGCCGTGAGTTGGTTCCACTGGTCGAGGCTGGACAGGCCGACAGTTCCGAAACTCAGGCAGTGCTCCGGGAGGTTCTTTCTCCGCTGGTCCAGGCTGGAGCCGATCAACTGGTACTGGGCTGCACCCATTATCCGTTTCTCGCCGGAAGCATTCACGCCGAATTTGGAAACTGTTTTACTCTGGTTGACAGCGGAGCAGCGGTGGCCAGACATACCCGGCGCGTGCTGGCAGCCGAGAATCTGCTGACGGCCCGGACTGAAACCGGCAAGGTGACCTATCTGGTGACAGGCGACGTGGACGCCGCGCGTCCGGTGTTCGCCACCCTGGTAAGTCAAAACGTGCACAATGAAGACCACACTCCCGCAGCGGCTTCCACACAGGCAGCGCCGCTGAGAATCGAGCATATTCATACATGA